One Onychostoma macrolepis isolate SWU-2019 chromosome 10, ASM1243209v1, whole genome shotgun sequence genomic region harbors:
- the LOC131547933 gene encoding regulator of G-protein signaling 17-like translates to MWKRHQRREGLPQAPGQLDPNICFLCWCGCKARGEGSERQTCTEKEHTEDQHLSLDEVIAWPRSFQVMLRSTEGRDVFLEFLRSEYREENLMFWITCEELKKETNSSVIAEKARIIYRDFISIFSPKVINLDSWVRDGIMQSLSKPSSIMFEEAQLHIYNFMRRNLFPRFLNSAVYRDLLNSKKHNALTKM, encoded by the coding sequence ATGTGGAAAAGGCATCAGAGACGTGAAGGACTGCCACAGGCGCCTGGTCAGCTGGACCCCAACATATGCTTTCTGTGCTGGTGTGGATGCAAAGCAAGAGGGGAAGGTTCAGAGAGGCAAACATGTACAGAGAAGGAACACACAGAAGATCAGCATCTCTCACTGGATGAGGTGATTGCTTGGCCAAggagctttcaggtgatgttgCGCTCTACAGAAGGGAGGGATGTTTTCCTGGAGTTCTTGCGGTCTGAATACAGAGAAGAAAATCTTATGTTTTGGATCACCTGTGAGGAACTGAAGAAAGAAACCAACTCATCAGTTATTGCTGAAAAAGCCCGCATCATTTATCGAGACTTCATCTCCATTTTTTCACCAAAAGTGATCAACTTGGATTCTTGGGTGAGAGATGGCATCATGCAAAGCTTGTCAAAACCCAGCAGTATAATGTTTGAGGAAGCCCAGTTACACATCTACAACTTCATGCGCAGAAACCTTTTCCCCCGATTTCTCAACTCAGCTGTTTACAGGGATCTTCTTAACAGCAAAAAGCACAATGCTTTGACAAAGATGTAA